The sequence below is a genomic window from Bactrocera neohumeralis isolate Rockhampton chromosome 4, APGP_CSIRO_Bneo_wtdbg2-racon-allhic-juicebox.fasta_v2, whole genome shotgun sequence.
TCGCAAAATGAAcgataaatatttcgtcaaaattttttttgtttgttaaagttattgaaggttgaaatttagagcatgatagaattgtaaataattttctaataaactACTGAAAATAAAccgattaaattttgtgaagttttctcacgatccatttgtttaaatattatataattttttgttacacaattgaaatttttcatgtgttcttcaaactgaaaaaaaaacagatgaGTATGTGGAacaacgcggaaaatattcgcctttaataatctgcaaaaaaatttttgttcattcataccattccaaagatattgaattttttgtgcatCATCACGCAATGCGCTTATGCTTCCTGTAATATTCCTGTCCTGTAATATTCTTAAggtttttttacttaattaaattattttttcaatatttcgttatttattggatcttTAAGCCTgacaataagtaataaaatcttaaatatatttaaaaactagacacgcTCAAGCATGTGATTGAATTGTTTTGGTAatacgttgctctttagtacacaggcatatctcttctccTTAGACGTGTTTCATCGCAGGAATGTCCTAAGCCCTAGCCAATGGGCTTGGATGAtttcggagtttagatatacatatatttaattctactgacctctacttctttctttaccataggaataccaaaatctgtatggatattttcgttacgcatgtaccatgtagaacacgtgattgttctaagcaatttagattggaacctttgtattatatcaatattagtagCACAgatcgtaccccacagttgaatgccatagatccaaatcggttttatgaccgcattatataaaagcactttgttttcaagtctaagtttggagtttttatttaaaagccaatttaaatttgcggCTCTTATCTGCATGCAAGTCATTTTACTAGAGATATATTTTGTCcacatatataagtaaataccaagataagttactttgTTCGCTTGGAGTTCTAAAGTATTGGTGATTTTAACTGCCGGtcacatttttggtcttagcaaaaatgtaacatgcttacacttttgttcatttacttttatatCATTTATGTAGCCAGTTGACTTGCCATTCTTCGACAGGACTTATAGTACATAAAtgctccgctaatattcttgatgctattatgtgacTTTTGTTACGGCACAcgaaagctgtgtcatccgcaaaagttgatgtcaatacattattagcttttggaagatctgctgtatatgtGATGTATAGGGTTGTGATTAAAACACTGCTCTGAGGTACACTAGCCTTTATCTGTCGTTCATTAGATATCTCCTACTTTCACCATAAATTGTATATCtgttaaataagactccaatttttatactctcgcaacaaagttgctaacgagagtattatagttttgttcacataacagttgtttgtaagtcctaaaactaaaatagtaagatatagggttatatataccaaagtgatcagggtgacgagtagagtcgaaatccggatgtctgtctgtccgtctgtccgtccgtccgtgcaattgagtaaaaattgagatatcatgatgaaacttggtacacgtatttcttggctccataaaaaggttaagttcgaagatgggaaaatcggcccactaccacgaccacaaaatggcggaaaccaaaaacttataaagtgtcataactaagccataaataaagatattaaagttaaatttggcacaaaggatcgcattagggagataataaccacgcccacctcccatacaaaggttatgttgaaaatcactaaaagtgcgttaaccgactaacaaaaaacgtcagaaacactaaattttacggaagaaattgcagaaggaagctgcacccagtatttttctagaaattaaaaatgggcgtggcctcgcccacttatggaccaaaaaccatatctcaggaactacttgaccgatttcaatgaaattcggtatataatattttcttaacaccctgataacatgtacgaaatatgggtgaaattggttcacaaccacgccttcttccaatataacgctattttgaattccatctgatgccttctctgtataatatatagtacattaggaaccaatgatgatagcggaataaaactttacacaaatgcagtatttgaaaaatatgtaaatgccggATAATGAAgtcttgattatcactttatcatgcgagagtataaaatgttcggtgacacccgaacttagcccttccttacttgtttgtatgtgtaattctaaaggtagaatttttttaatcttatataaaaatacttctTTCCGAACCTTATCAAATGCCTGAGTTACGTCtcgaaatattgctgaacagtattcTCTGTActcaaatactttttgttatttagttaataattctatttacttgctctatcgttcTGTATTTTGCATGAAACCCGAATTGGTACGTTGGTATTACTACTTTTTTcatataggcatgttggagttgACTGGTGGATTTATGGATTTTTGTGCCTTTCGAAGAGAATTTTTCTTGCTTGAATtcggacacagcttctttatatacgtTTCGGTGCTGAATTCTTCTTCTCGTTTAAGTGCTTTTCAAGATGTTGgacccacttttggatcaaTGATAAGTGTTGTTCACATagttattagtacaggagagtaaTCAGATGGTAATGTATTACCTTTCATTTgcgatttatatatattttttattacagaaaATCAATTCAATCTGGTAATTTATTACGAATGCTATTCCAATATATTGACTAACAAGAAGATATTATGTCAAGGTCATTGTGCCtatgtataataattaaaatacatcATAAATTATTTCGATTGCCTAGTCCCGTCATTCCTAAAGCAATACCCGTCTCTTTTCCTCATTTTTTAGTTCCTCTTTTATCGTATGAGGGCCTAGGGGAAAGGGGAAACAGAGGCCGCTTCTTTcgcaaagttgtctgcaattTCGTTTCCTGCAATACCTGTATGTCACGGAACCCAAATAGCCTTAATTTATTTGTCTGCCCACATTTAGTTTGCTAACACATTCCCATACCATGTGCGATTTGACCGTATGTGAATCACCATCAGTCAGCTTGACTGCCACCgaaattactaaattaaattactcaATAGCTTACCTTACTAAGAGCGATCCAATTGAACAATTTTCTTGTAAGCCATATCGTTTgtacattttattcaaaacctTTTATAAGgcaagaaaataatttacatcAACAAATGCTTGCTAACAAGCTAGTGGATAGTAAATATAACTGTTGTCAGATTGCGGAAGTGTTAATTTAACGTTAAGTAAAGCTTATTTtgcataagaaaatatatttgcgctAGTCATTATTTAGTAATAGCGAAATGATTGAATAATAACTTCCTGTGCTTACGTAGAACATAGAACATGTTTACCAATGCGAAATATTGTTTGGTAAGTATTCACGGAAATTGTGAAATACATATAAGCTGCTCTGCTGAGCGTTGAGAAGAATATAGTTGCAAACgaatttaaaaaagcttttgaaaaagtATTCTGGAAGTCTACGGCCTACTACATAACTCAGTTAGGGAAGAAAAACTGCTCTACTTCAGTATATGCTAAAAATAATACACCAatcataaatgtataaataacatatttttatttttagattaaatGGATATTTTACATATCCAATACAAAGTCAATTTGGCTTCAAATATACACCAAAATAATAACGTATAATATAGATAATACTGTTGATATTGCTATGAATAAGTGAACTTAATACAATCAGGTGCATAAGCTTCTAAAACTAAACATTGTCCAACAacgaaatataaatttgaacattaaaaaaatatttgatactaAAAAAGCTTTTAGAATATACTTCAGTCTCTCATCTCAAAGTGCCAAGCGAAAGAGTTCGGCGAGAAAATAAGCCACCAAATCGATTGCAATGCTCCCTCTTTCTCTTAGCAGCTTCCACTCATTCACTCCTCAACCGAATAAGTTTGGCACAAATAACTTCTTGCGCTTGCCGTCCGTACGCTTGTTCTTAGCAGCATTCGGCGTTGCGCTATTAACGCTAGACGACACGGTATCCACACGTCTATTTGCGTACAGGAAGGACTCGGGAATAGCAGTTATATAACCGTCCTCGACGTAGTAGTAGCCACGACGCAAGCGACTCAGGTGATAGTCGGTAATCGGTTGTTGATAGGGCACTATATAGTCGCGCTCAATCGTATCCACATAGCCGTCTAAGTACGTTACAGTAGGCTTGGCATCCGCAACGGTAATGTAATTGCCGAAACAAATGAGCAGAAAAGTGAGGCAGGCTCGTGCGTAGAATATCTGAAATGGTTAAGATGAAGTGAAGTTGTATTAATATGATTATGGTTTTTGCCTTCGGTGAACATATTTATCGATTTATTtcctcttttatttttgtttcttgaaataaatattcagatttttataccctgaacagggtatattaagtttgtcacgatgtttgtaacacctagaaagaagcgtcggagaccctataaagtatatatataaatgatcagtatgttgagctgagccgatttaaccatgtccgtctgtctgtctgtccgtccgtccgtccgtccgtctatatatatatatacgaactagtccctcagtttttaagatatccttttgaaattttgcaaacgtcattttctctttaagaagctgctcatttgtcggaacggccgatatcggaccactataacatatagctgccatataaactgaacgatcggaatcaagttcttgtatggaaaactttcacatttgacaatgtatcttcaccaaatttggtataaattattttctaaggcaacaatgtaatctccgaagaaattgttcagatcggttaactatagcatatagctaccatacaaactgaacgattggaatcaagttcttgtatggaaaactttcacatttgacaatgtatcttcaccaaatttggtatagattattttctaaggcaacaatgtaatctccgaaagaaattggtcagatcggttaactatagcatatagcttccatacaaactgaacacataattactaaaagaaatgcacctttgaagggtatattagctttggtgcagccgaagttaacgatttttcttgtttatatttaaatcaattcaaccgaatattattatttaaacaattattttatccTTCCAGCTCAGcagttatattattatttatagtattttgttaAAAGAATATTTGGATGATTGTTTTAAATGAGAAGATTTTAATccctattttaataaattaaattaaataaattattatatgtaagGATTTTTAGAGTGTCAGAGCTTTAgagaattcaacaaaaatttaaaaaattaagccaATGAAAATTTCTTGGTTTCACACAAAAAGTATAAACTGTTTTGCATCcttcattttattataaaatcaaaacaatatttttgtcattataTAACACCCAAATATGTATTTTCCAAAAACTTTGCGGCATTTAGTCCAACTTTCAACTCACTTTAAAATTCATGTTTGAAATATAGTCCAATTCTGGAAACGACGTTCTTTACACACAAGGATTTCACTATTAAATTTCGGAATTTCCAATCAAAGTTAGTATCACTTCGCAAATTCGCAGAGTTCTAGAGTTCTAGAATTATTTGTATTTCGCCGAGTTTGATGTGCTTTGATAGTCAAATGCGTTCTGATTAATAGTCCACCAAcgcatattttctttatatacccATTAGCATAACCAAGTACACCCGAGTAAAGTACTCATAAACAAACGAAAGCAAAAGCCAATTACCGCCATGCCATTtctatgtacgtacatatgtatgtgcgtatgtaagGCCCATTAAGTAAGTATTTATTCGCGTATTGCTGTGAAGTGTTAGCAACTCCTTTTTTCCTACAATTATttacgttgttgttgtggctgctcAAATGCCGTTGCCGCATTTATTCTAAATGAGAGCAAAGTATGTGAACGCCCGCCACCCAACATGACCGCAATCAGGTACACTCCGACTGAGGCACTTAATGAGCATTGAAATGTTTGCATTGTATatcatacataggtatgtatgcatgtgtgctaCAGTTCATATTGGAATCTAACTTCATTTTTGTTTACGCCAATTTCAAAAGTGAGGTTAGGATGTGCATTACACTCATAACAGCTATTTGTTGTTTACCAcaattgtgtttatttattatatttttttttttgttgtaataagcAATTAATATGCGCAAATTGCTggcgaaaatataaataaatacgaatACTCATAGTGAAATTCGGAGGAAGCGCAGATTACTCAGGCCAGCAACGACCTTGCGCGACAGCACTTGAGTAAATACATAATATTTGTCTGCCGGCatgtttattcaaaa
It includes:
- the LOC126755347 gene encoding uncharacterized protein LOC126755347, whose product is MNFKIFYARACLTFLLICFGNYITVADAKPTVTYLDGYVDTIERDYIVPYQQPITDYHLSRLRRGYYYVEDGYITAIPESFLYANRRVDTVSSSVNSATPNAAKNKRTDGKRKKLFVPNLFG